The following proteins are encoded in a genomic region of Ictalurus punctatus breed USDA103 chromosome 15, Coco_2.0, whole genome shotgun sequence:
- the stk35 gene encoding serine/threonine-protein kinase 35, with amino-acid sequence MELRNATRRQLVLRSGRRGCKRSTSMKRDAGKVLRSIPLHVNEPGDATIEEACFTLSLSKQAGLENASVVMAPRYSLLREVGRGSYGVVYEAVARKSGARVAVKKLRCDAPEKVELALSEFWALASLDKKHENIVQLEECVLERNGMAQKMSHGNKRSKQYLRLVETSLKGERIPGYPEEPCYLWFVMEFCEGGDLNQYILSRQPDPKTNRSFMKQLTSAVAFLHKNNIVHRDLKPDNILISHKFGAPVIKVADFGLSKVCAGLGCVERGSEGHIEKNVNVNKFWLSSACGSDFYMAPEVWEGHYTAKADIFALGIIIWAMLERITFIDGESRRELLGTYVRQGSEIVPVGEALLENPRMVLHIPQKPRSSMSNAIRMLLHDMLAVNPEDRPDAFQLEHRMDQVTCAT; translated from the exons ATGGAGTTACGCAACGCGACACGGAGGCAGTTAGTGTTGAGGAGCGGGAGGCGAGGCTGTAAAAGATCCACCAGCATGAAGCGGGACGCGGGGAAAGTTTTGAGGTCGATACCGCTGCACGTCAACGAGCCCGGCGACGCGACCATCGAAGAGGCCTGCTTTACCTTGAGCTTGTCCAAGCAGGCCGGCCTCGAGAACGCCAGCGTAGTCATGGCACCGCGGTACAGCCTGCTCCGGGAGGTGGGTCGGGGAAGCTACGGGGTCGTCTACGAGGCCGTGGCCCGAAAATCCGGCGCCCGCGTGGCGGTCAAGAAGCTCCGCTGCGACGCGCCAGAGAAGGTCGAGCTGGCCCTGTCTGAGTTCTGGGCCTTGGCCAGCTTGGACAAGAAACACGAAAACATCGTCCAGCTGGAGGAGTGTGTGCTGGAGAGGAATGGCATGGCGCAGAAAATGAGCCACGGCAACAAAAGATCCAAACAGTATTTAAGATTAGTGGAAACTTCATTAAAAG gtgAGCGTATTCCCGGTTATCCAGAAGAACCATGCTACCTCTGGTTCGTAATGGAGTTCTGCGAAGGTGGTGACCTGAACCAGTACATCCTGTCACGACAGCCCGACCCAAAAACCAACAGGAGCTTCATGAAGCAGCTGACCAGCGCCGTGGCCTTCCTGCACAAGAACAACATCGTCCACCGCGACCTCAAACCCGACAACATCCTGATCTCACATAAGTTCGGCGCTCCCGTCATCAAGGTGGCCGACTTCGGTCTGAGCAAGGTGTGCGCCGGTCTTGGGTGCGTAGAACGTGGGTCTGAAGGACACATCGAAAAGAATGTCAATGTCAACAAGTTCTGGTTGTCGTCAGCATGTGGTTCAGACTTCTACATGGCGCCTGAAGTATGGGAGGGCCACTACACGGCCAAGGCAGACATCTTTGCACTCGGCATCATCATTTGGGCTATGCTCGAGCGGATCACATTTATCGATGGCGAGTCGAGGCGCGAGCTCTTGGGCACGTATGTTCGTCAAGGCAGCGAGATTGTGCCAGTGGGCGAGGCGCTGCTTGAGAACCCTAGGATGGTCTTACACATCCCACAGAAGCCACGCAGCTCAATGTCCAACGCCATCCGGATGCTTCTGCACGACATGTTGGCCGTTAATCCGGAGGACCGACCGGATGCCTTCCAGCTGGAGCACAGGATGGACCAAGTCACGTGTGCCACTTGA
- the LOC108275981 gene encoding peptidase inhibitor 16 gives MIWKTALLYAQFWLALALVSGQLTVEEKEQILDLHNRYRSMVSPEAADMLHMTWDDGLDSVAQSYADKCIWEHNNEVKYKLGENLFITEGTLSINKSMAEWFHERKNYDYGTNTCMSGMCGHYTQIVWAKSSTIGCASHFCETVQNINFESATILVCNYHPPGNVKGEKPYEVGMPCSKCPLEMNGCVKNTCAQIESTTEETGTDTWSRDTPQTNLEGSSGFTKFSVDTLLLAGLLTGLMVSFIF, from the exons ATGATTTGGAAAACAGCTTTGCTCTACGCCCAATTCTGGCTCGCTCTGGCTTTGGTGTCCGGCCAGCTCACCGTAGAAGAGAAGGAGCAGATCTTGGATTTGCATAACCGGTACCGCTCCATGGTCAGTCCCGAAGCTGCCGATATGCTACACATG ACATGGGATGATGGGCTAGATTCGGTGGCTCAAAGTTATGCTGATAAGTGCATTTGGGAGCACAACAATGAAGTGAAATACAAGCTGGGAGAAAACCTCTTCATCACCGAGGGTACTCTAAGCATCAACAAATCCATGGCTGAGTG GTTTCACGAACGCAAAAATTACGACTATGGTACGAACACATGCATGTCCGGTATGTGTGGACATTACACACAG ATAGTGTGGGCGAAGAGCAGCACCATCGGCTGCGCCTCACACTTCTGTGAGACGGTTCAGAACATAAACTTCGAGAGCGCCACAATTCTGGTCTGCAACTATCACCCACC AGGGAACGTAAAGGGAGAAAAACCATATGAAGTAGGAATGCCATGCTCCAAATGTCCACTGGAGATGAATGGATGCGTAAAAAACACCTGCG CTCAAATCGAAAGTACAACGGAGGAAACCGGTACGGACACGTGGTCGAGAGACACACCTCAGACGAACCTTGAAGGTTCTTCAGGATTTACAAAATTCTCAGTGGATACACTACTGCTCGCTGGTCTGCTCACTGGTCTGATGGTTTCTTTTATATTCTGA